A part of Candidatus Deferrimicrobium borealis genomic DNA contains:
- the ubiA gene encoding putative 4-hydroxybenzoate polyprenyltransferase: MEGVRLLSVFRRIGVYLEMVKVAHTVFALPFALTGMFLAARELGARNALPPARTVFYIVLAMVGARTAAMGFNRLVDAEIDAKNPRTMGRAIPSGQVSRPMARVFILMSVALLALSAAKLNALCLRLTPVLLLLLFSYSYMKRYTWASHLVLGACLGAAPLAAWIAVTGGVDARVLWICLAVLFWVGGFDVLYALQDIDFDRREGLHSIPRSLGVGPSLWVARAFHLAMAGFLLVGYHVFGLGGWYLAGLALCISVLGYEHAIVRKDDLSRLNMAFFNLNGVVSIAFCLFTYLDLVLRGRP; this comes from the coding sequence GTGGAAGGAGTACGGCTTCTGAGCGTCTTCCGCCGCATCGGCGTCTACCTCGAGATGGTCAAGGTGGCGCACACCGTCTTCGCGCTCCCCTTCGCCCTGACGGGGATGTTCCTCGCGGCCCGGGAGCTCGGCGCGCGGAACGCGCTCCCCCCGGCAAGGACCGTCTTCTACATCGTCCTCGCGATGGTGGGGGCGCGCACCGCCGCCATGGGATTCAACCGGCTGGTGGACGCGGAAATCGACGCGAAGAACCCCCGGACGATGGGCCGCGCGATCCCCTCGGGGCAGGTGAGCCGGCCGATGGCGCGCGTCTTCATCCTGATGTCCGTGGCGCTGCTCGCCCTTTCGGCCGCGAAGCTCAATGCCCTCTGCCTCCGGCTCACACCGGTCCTGCTCCTGCTCCTCTTCTCCTACTCGTACATGAAGCGGTACACGTGGGCGTCGCACCTCGTCCTCGGAGCGTGCCTGGGGGCGGCGCCGCTGGCGGCGTGGATCGCCGTGACGGGCGGGGTGGACGCGCGGGTGCTCTGGATCTGCCTTGCCGTCCTGTTCTGGGTAGGGGGCTTCGACGTCCTCTACGCGCTCCAGGACATCGACTTCGACCGGCGGGAGGGCCTCCACTCGATCCCGCGGTCCCTCGGAGTGGGCCCCTCGCTGTGGGTCGCCCGGGCGTTCCACCTGGCGATGGCGGGCTTCCTCCTGGTGGGGTATCATGTATTTGGGCTCGGCGGCTGGTATCTTGCGGGGCTCGCCCTGTGCATTTCCGTGCTGGGGTACGAGCACGCGATCGTCCGGAAGGACGACCTCTCGCGGCTGAATATGGCGTTCTTCAACCTGAACGGGGTCGTGAGCATCGCGTTCTGCCTGTTCACCTACCTCGACCTGGTGTTGCGGGGCCGCCCATGA
- the rpe gene encoding ribulose-phosphate 3-epimerase — MEYYIAPSLLSADFGRLADEVRAVEKAGADLLHVDVMDGRFVPNITIGPSVVAAIRKAATTPLDVHLMIVEPERYVDDFAKAGADIITVHAEATPHLQRVIARIRELGKKAGVALNPSTSLSAVEWVLTDADMVLLMSVNPGFGGQAFLPSTLGKIELLRSQLTRAGLDVDIQVDGGIKADNVGDVAAAGANVIVSGSGIFGTPEYGKTIALMKRNIRKAVGATA; from the coding sequence ATGGAGTATTACATCGCCCCGTCGCTCCTTTCGGCGGACTTCGGCCGGCTGGCCGACGAGGTCCGGGCGGTGGAGAAGGCGGGCGCCGACCTGCTCCACGTCGACGTGATGGACGGCCGTTTCGTCCCCAACATCACCATCGGCCCGTCGGTGGTGGCGGCGATCCGGAAAGCGGCGACCACGCCCCTCGACGTCCACCTGATGATCGTGGAGCCGGAGCGGTACGTCGACGACTTCGCGAAGGCGGGGGCCGACATCATCACCGTGCACGCCGAGGCGACCCCCCACCTCCAGCGCGTCATCGCGCGCATCCGCGAGCTCGGGAAGAAGGCGGGGGTCGCCCTCAATCCTTCCACGTCGCTCTCCGCCGTGGAGTGGGTCCTGACCGACGCGGACATGGTCCTCCTCATGAGCGTCAACCCGGGCTTCGGAGGCCAGGCGTTCCTGCCGTCCACGCTCGGCAAGATCGAACTGCTCCGCTCCCAGCTCACCCGTGCGGGCCTCGACGTCGACATCCAGGTCGACGGCGGGATCAAGGCGGACAACGTCGGCGATGTGGCCGCCGCCGGGGCGAACGTGATCGTCTCCGGGTCGGGGATCTTCGGGACTCCCGAGTACGGGAAGACGATCGCCCTGATGAAGCGGAATATCCGGAAGGCCGTCGGCGCGACGGCGTAG
- the def gene encoding peptide deformylase, with translation MRREILVYPDPFLARKAAPVAAVTDRIRALISDMFETMYAAEGVGLAATQVGVGKRVVVLDVSPVDETIPPLAVVNPEIVSRSGSVTGLEGCLSVPGVQGEVCRAETVVVRGMDEQGNPLRIQAAGILSRALQHEIDHLDGILFIERASSSAAASAK, from the coding sequence ATGCGTAGGGAGATCCTGGTCTACCCCGATCCGTTCCTCGCGCGGAAGGCGGCCCCCGTGGCCGCGGTGACCGACCGGATCCGCGCACTCATCAGCGACATGTTCGAGACGATGTACGCCGCCGAGGGGGTCGGGCTCGCCGCGACCCAGGTGGGAGTCGGGAAGCGGGTCGTCGTCCTCGACGTCTCTCCCGTGGACGAGACGATCCCCCCCCTGGCCGTGGTCAACCCGGAGATCGTCTCCCGGAGCGGATCGGTCACGGGCCTCGAAGGGTGCCTGAGCGTCCCCGGGGTCCAGGGCGAGGTGTGCCGCGCCGAAACCGTCGTGGTGCGCGGCATGGACGAGCAGGGGAATCCGCTTCGGATACAGGCGGCCGGAATCCTCTCCCGCGCGCTGCAGCACGAAATCGACCATCTCGACGGGATCCTCTTCATCGAGCGCGCTTCCTCCTCCGCGGCGGCCTCCGCGAAGTGA
- the rsmB gene encoding 16S rRNA (cytosine(967)-C(5))-methyltransferase RsmB, whose product MGVRPGAARRDGGTAIVRDAAISVLARVDRDEAFADIVLDRALRDEGFSDSRDRGLLTELVMGTLRRRGTIDFALLPFLSRPLEQTDAYVRNALRVGAYQLFYTRIPDRAALNETVAAVKAARGGGAGGFVNAVLRGIVRGGKIPVLPPEGDPRRLSAEGSAPRDLIDALAASLGEAETRAYLAACLEKPPFAVRGNPFRVVTEALARRFADEGKDPAPCRFAPDGFVLGKPAPVFSDAAFLEGAYLVMDEGAQLIAPLLRPGPGERILDACAAPGGKTTHLSALAGGKAEILAADVSALRLRMLREVVTRTGAPGIRAALHDLSRAPLTPSSGLFDKVLVDAPCTGMGVIRRNPDAKWRFRPDGPRRMARVQAAILRNAWEAVRQGGLLLYCTCSPLREEDEEVVAAFLAERPEASVAAFPDGGPGPPADAWTADGFLRLYPHRHGTDAFFAALFRKR is encoded by the coding sequence GTGGGCGTACGCCCAGGGGCGGCGCGTAGAGACGGGGGAACGGCTATCGTAAGGGACGCGGCGATCTCGGTCCTGGCCCGGGTGGACCGCGACGAGGCCTTCGCCGACATCGTGCTCGACCGCGCGTTGCGCGACGAGGGCTTTTCCGATTCCCGCGACCGTGGGCTCCTGACCGAGCTCGTGATGGGAACCTTGCGCCGTCGCGGTACGATCGATTTCGCCCTTCTGCCGTTCCTCTCCCGTCCCCTCGAACAGACCGACGCGTACGTCCGGAACGCCCTCCGGGTGGGGGCGTACCAGCTCTTCTACACCCGCATCCCCGACCGCGCGGCGCTGAACGAAACGGTGGCGGCCGTCAAGGCGGCCCGGGGCGGCGGCGCGGGCGGGTTCGTCAACGCGGTGCTGCGCGGGATCGTCCGCGGAGGAAAGATTCCCGTCCTTCCCCCGGAGGGAGACCCCCGCCGTCTTTCCGCGGAGGGATCGGCCCCGCGGGATCTTATCGACGCGCTGGCGGCGTCGCTGGGGGAGGCGGAGACGCGGGCGTACCTCGCCGCGTGCCTCGAGAAACCGCCCTTCGCGGTGCGCGGCAACCCGTTCCGCGTCGTCACGGAGGCTCTGGCGAGGCGATTCGCCGACGAAGGGAAAGACCCCGCCCCCTGCCGGTTCGCGCCGGACGGGTTCGTCCTCGGAAAGCCCGCCCCCGTCTTCTCCGACGCCGCGTTCCTCGAAGGGGCGTACCTCGTCATGGACGAAGGGGCACAGCTGATCGCCCCGCTGCTTCGTCCCGGGCCGGGCGAGCGGATCCTCGACGCCTGCGCCGCCCCGGGCGGGAAGACGACGCACCTGTCCGCCCTCGCCGGCGGGAAGGCGGAGATCCTCGCGGCGGACGTCTCCGCCCTGCGCCTCCGCATGCTGCGCGAGGTTGTGACGCGGACCGGCGCGCCAGGAATCCGGGCGGCCCTCCACGATCTCTCCCGGGCTCCGCTGACGCCCTCCTCCGGGCTCTTCGACAAGGTCCTGGTGGACGCCCCGTGCACCGGGATGGGGGTGATCCGCCGGAACCCGGACGCCAAGTGGCGGTTCCGGCCGGACGGGCCGCGGCGGATGGCGCGGGTCCAGGCGGCGATCCTGCGGAACGCGTGGGAAGCCGTGCGCCAGGGGGGTCTCCTGCTCTACTGCACCTGCTCACCGTTGAGGGAGGAGGACGAGGAGGTCGTCGCGGCGTTCCTCGCGGAGCGGCCGGAGGCGTCCGTGGCGGCCTTTCCCGACGGAGGACCGGGCCCCCCCGCCGACGCCTGGACGGCGGACGGATTTCTGCGCCTGTACCCCCACCGGCACGGAACCGACGCGTTCTTCGCCGCACTGTTCCGCAAGCGGTGA
- a CDS encoding diguanylate cyclase, with product MHGTILVARPLWPVLGRVGDLLAHRGYSVETAGTWSALLAEPGKRAGLAAVLLGEYGAVAEEEEILRRFRDAGGPGVPVFLVGGQNAVRRARRFREAGADMVFAADLPEEEILDRAQPLLAYGEMYRNAVLAGRELSDGAMLDGLTGLPDRRRFSLDLDRCAETARRIGQPLSCIVTDIDDLRRVNEAHGAEVGDSVIRQFGGVLTRAKRSYDTVARLGGDEFVWLLLGVGRDEALRAAERAQRLVSGSVFNGTHEPVRVTATFGVASLSPGREWNAQALVENADRALYWGKESGKNMVRFYPPGKEIADA from the coding sequence ATGCATGGAACCATCCTCGTCGCCCGTCCGTTATGGCCCGTCCTCGGGCGCGTCGGGGACCTGTTGGCCCACCGCGGGTACTCGGTGGAGACGGCCGGTACCTGGAGCGCGCTCCTCGCGGAACCGGGAAAGAGGGCGGGGCTCGCGGCGGTCCTGCTGGGGGAGTACGGCGCCGTCGCCGAGGAAGAGGAGATCCTGCGGCGGTTCCGCGACGCCGGCGGACCCGGGGTTCCCGTGTTCCTGGTCGGCGGACAGAACGCTGTCCGCCGGGCACGCCGGTTCCGGGAGGCGGGGGCGGACATGGTCTTCGCCGCGGACCTTCCGGAAGAGGAGATCCTCGACCGTGCGCAGCCGCTCCTCGCGTATGGGGAGATGTACCGGAACGCCGTCCTCGCCGGCCGGGAGCTTTCGGACGGCGCCATGCTGGACGGGCTGACCGGGTTGCCCGACCGGCGCCGTTTCTCGCTCGATCTCGACCGGTGCGCCGAGACGGCACGCCGCATCGGGCAGCCCCTCTCCTGCATCGTAACGGATATCGACGACCTCCGGCGCGTCAACGAGGCGCACGGGGCGGAGGTGGGGGACAGCGTGATCCGCCAATTCGGCGGCGTTCTGACCCGGGCGAAGAGGAGTTACGACACCGTGGCCCGCCTGGGAGGCGACGAGTTCGTCTGGCTCCTCCTGGGCGTCGGCCGCGACGAGGCGTTGCGGGCCGCGGAGAGGGCCCAGCGGCTCGTTTCCGGGAGCGTCTTCAACGGGACCCACGAACCGGTCCGCGTGACCGCGACCTTCGGCGTGGCGTCTCTCTCCCCCGGGAGGGAGTGGAACGCGCAGGCCCTCGTGGAAAACGCCGACAGGGCCCTGTACTGGGGGAAGGAGAGCGGAAAGAACATGGTGCGGTTCTACCCGCCGGGGAAGGAGATCGCCGATGCGTAG
- a CDS encoding UbiX family flavin prenyltransferase produces the protein MKVLLGISGASGATYGVRTLSLLLACGADLHVLVTKTAWGILASEVWDGDLPNGMNARRKGLARLSSSARPFRLYAEDDFGIPFASGSNAPDAMIVAPCSMGTLGRIAHGVSSSVLTRCADVALKERRPLVLVARETPLSVIHLESMLTLARAGAHILPACPGFYHRPETVSGLVDFVVSRALSCIGIDAGVLPRWGEGKEE, from the coding sequence ATGAAGGTTCTTCTCGGCATTTCGGGCGCCAGCGGCGCGACGTACGGCGTCCGTACCCTCTCCCTGCTCCTTGCGTGCGGCGCGGACCTGCACGTTCTGGTCACGAAGACGGCGTGGGGGATCCTCGCTTCGGAGGTCTGGGACGGCGACCTCCCCAACGGCATGAACGCGCGGCGGAAGGGACTCGCGCGCCTCTCCTCCTCCGCCCGGCCGTTCCGCCTGTACGCCGAGGACGACTTCGGGATCCCGTTCGCCTCCGGATCGAACGCGCCCGATGCGATGATCGTCGCCCCCTGCTCCATGGGAACCCTCGGGCGGATCGCCCACGGGGTGTCGTCGTCGGTGCTGACCCGGTGCGCCGACGTGGCCCTCAAGGAACGCAGGCCGCTGGTCCTCGTGGCCCGGGAGACGCCGCTGTCCGTCATCCATCTGGAGAGCATGCTGACGCTGGCCCGCGCGGGGGCGCACATCCTCCCCGCGTGCCCGGGGTTCTATCATCGCCCGGAGACGGTCTCCGGCCTCGTCGATTTCGTCGTGTCCCGTGCGCTCTCCTGCATCGGCATCGACGCCGGAGTCCTCCCGCGGTGGGGGGAGGGGAAGGAGGAGTGA
- a CDS encoding AMP-binding protein codes for MNLARLLSETAARNPGKPAVVFEGTPCTYGAFDREVERYAAMLHAAGVGKGDRVAIQLPKRMEFLFLHFATLSVGAVTLPLNAEYRPEEVEYFLSDSGSSLFVTDGERFGRAAGALRGLRGVRTFLVDEEGGGGAEGLADRLSGAPAGFLRSWPSGGGDPAMICYTSGTTGRSKGAVITHRNLVSNMLALRDAWVWTGADVLLHVLPLFHVHGLNVAIHGSLYAGSTIVMHGKFDPERAWNALEARGCTLFMGVPTIYQRMMGAWEKRERKPDLRGLRLFISGSAPLSDTLFHRFERATGFRILERYGMTETGMIASNRIDPAHRKAKSVGYPLAGVEIRVAREDGADVRPGEVGEVRIRGDNVFRGYWGMPGKTEESFVDGWFRSGDLGYQDPEDGGRLYLVGRAKELIITGGYNVYPKEIENVLESHAAVKESAVVGLPDEEFGEKVVAFVVRKEGAAPVAPETFVAHCKAHLASYKCPRQVFIAPDLPRNAMGKIQKNRIVENLRDGKPL; via the coding sequence ATGAACCTTGCCAGGCTTCTTTCCGAAACCGCGGCGAGGAACCCCGGCAAGCCGGCCGTCGTGTTCGAGGGGACGCCGTGCACGTACGGCGCCTTCGACCGGGAAGTGGAGCGGTACGCGGCCATGCTCCACGCCGCGGGCGTGGGGAAAGGCGACCGGGTTGCGATCCAGCTCCCGAAACGGATGGAATTCCTCTTCCTCCACTTCGCCACCCTCTCGGTCGGGGCCGTCACCTTGCCCCTCAACGCGGAGTACCGGCCCGAGGAGGTCGAATATTTCCTCTCGGATTCGGGAAGCTCCCTGTTCGTCACGGACGGCGAACGGTTCGGGCGGGCGGCGGGGGCGCTCCGGGGATTGCGGGGAGTCCGCACCTTCCTGGTGGACGAAGAAGGCGGCGGGGGGGCGGAAGGCTTGGCGGACCGGCTCTCCGGCGCACCCGCCGGATTTCTTCGGAGCTGGCCGTCGGGCGGCGGCGACCCGGCGATGATCTGCTACACCTCGGGTACGACCGGGCGGTCCAAGGGGGCCGTGATCACGCACCGGAACCTGGTCTCGAACATGCTTGCGCTGCGCGACGCCTGGGTGTGGACCGGGGCCGACGTGCTCCTCCACGTGCTCCCCCTGTTCCACGTCCACGGGCTGAACGTCGCTATCCACGGGAGCCTGTACGCCGGCTCCACGATCGTTATGCACGGAAAGTTCGACCCGGAGAGGGCGTGGAACGCCCTGGAAGCGCGCGGGTGCACCCTGTTCATGGGGGTTCCCACGATCTACCAGCGGATGATGGGCGCGTGGGAGAAGCGGGAGAGGAAGCCCGACCTGCGCGGGTTGCGGCTGTTCATCTCCGGCTCCGCGCCGCTTTCCGACACCCTCTTCCACCGGTTCGAGCGGGCCACGGGATTCCGGATCCTGGAGCGGTACGGCATGACCGAGACGGGGATGATCGCCTCGAACCGGATCGACCCGGCGCACCGGAAGGCGAAGAGCGTGGGGTATCCCCTGGCAGGGGTGGAGATAAGGGTGGCCAGGGAAGACGGGGCCGACGTCCGCCCGGGGGAGGTGGGGGAGGTCCGGATCCGGGGGGACAACGTGTTCCGCGGATATTGGGGGATGCCCGGGAAGACGGAGGAGTCGTTCGTGGACGGCTGGTTCCGGTCGGGAGACCTCGGGTACCAGGACCCGGAAGACGGCGGGAGGCTGTACCTGGTCGGCAGGGCGAAGGAACTGATCATCACCGGCGGCTACAACGTTTACCCGAAGGAGATCGAGAACGTCCTGGAATCCCACGCGGCGGTGAAGGAGTCCGCGGTGGTCGGGCTTCCGGACGAGGAGTTCGGGGAGAAGGTCGTCGCATTCGTCGTGCGGAAGGAAGGGGCGGCCCCCGTCGCGCCGGAAACGTTCGTGGCGCACTGCAAGGCGCATCTCGCGTCGTACAAGTGCCCGAGGCAGGTCTTCATCGCCCCGGACCTTCCCCGGAACGCGATGGGGAAGATCCAAAAGAACCGGATCGTCGAGAACCTCCGGGACGGCAAGCCGCTCTGA
- the fmt gene encoding methionyl-tRNA formyltransferase, with product MGTPGFAVSSLAALAEVADVTLVLCNPDRPAGRGRSMASPPVKEEAVRRGIPVFQPEKARHPDAVARIAAEAPDLIVVAAYGHILPKSILDIPRFGCINVHASLLPKYRGAAPINWAVARGETATGITIMRMDEGMDTGPMLHVREMPIGKEDTAETMFSKLSILGAEALREALRKLREGTLDETPQDAALATYAPMLKKEHGRIDWSRPAGEIRNLVRGMTPWPTAFALHAGKTLKVLSSAVAAESAPAGESGEIVALGRDGISVACGEGVLRLRSVQPEGGKAMDAWAYAQGRRVETGERLS from the coding sequence ATGGGGACGCCGGGGTTCGCCGTCTCTTCCCTCGCCGCCCTCGCGGAAGTAGCGGACGTGACCCTCGTCCTGTGCAACCCGGACCGGCCCGCGGGACGCGGACGTTCGATGGCGTCGCCCCCGGTCAAGGAGGAGGCGGTGCGTCGCGGGATCCCGGTCTTCCAGCCGGAAAAGGCGCGCCACCCCGACGCCGTCGCACGGATCGCCGCCGAGGCGCCCGACCTGATCGTCGTCGCGGCCTACGGCCACATCCTGCCGAAATCGATCCTCGACATCCCCCGGTTCGGGTGCATCAACGTCCACGCCTCCCTGCTTCCGAAGTACCGCGGCGCGGCCCCGATCAACTGGGCGGTCGCGCGGGGCGAAACGGCGACGGGGATCACCATCATGCGGATGGACGAGGGGATGGACACGGGTCCCATGCTGCACGTGCGGGAGATGCCGATCGGCAAGGAAGACACCGCGGAGACGATGTTTTCGAAACTGTCGATCCTCGGGGCCGAGGCGCTGCGCGAGGCGCTGCGCAAGCTGCGGGAGGGGACCCTCGACGAGACGCCGCAGGACGCCGCCCTTGCGACGTACGCCCCGATGCTGAAGAAGGAGCACGGCCGGATCGACTGGAGCCGTCCGGCGGGAGAGATCCGCAACCTGGTCCGCGGGATGACGCCGTGGCCCACCGCGTTCGCGCTTCACGCCGGGAAGACGCTCAAGGTCCTCTCGTCGGCCGTCGCCGCGGAATCCGCCCCGGCGGGGGAGTCCGGCGAGATCGTCGCCCTCGGGCGCGACGGGATCTCGGTCGCCTGCGGGGAAGGGGTCCTCCGCCTCCGGTCCGTGCAGCCGGAGGGGGGAAAGGCGATGGACGCGTGGGCGTACGCCCAGGGGCGGCGCGTAGAGACGGGGGAACGGCTATCGTAA
- a CDS encoding response regulator, which translates to MKKVLVVDDEESIRELYRADLSDEGYEVELAVDGRQALVFLESFLPNLVTLDIKLPDIDGIEVLRRIREKNATIPVILLTAFGEFRQDFNTWASDAYIVKSHDTTELKDTVRRLLGEG; encoded by the coding sequence ATGAAGAAAGTCCTCGTGGTGGACGACGAGGAGAGCATCCGCGAGCTGTACCGGGCGGACCTCTCCGACGAGGGGTACGAGGTGGAGCTGGCCGTGGACGGGCGGCAGGCGCTCGTCTTCCTCGAATCCTTTCTGCCGAACCTCGTGACGCTCGACATCAAGCTTCCGGACATCGACGGGATCGAGGTGCTCCGCCGGATCCGGGAGAAGAACGCGACGATTCCGGTCATCCTGCTCACCGCCTTCGGCGAATTCCGCCAGGACTTCAACACGTGGGCCTCCGACGCCTACATCGTGAAGTCCCACGACACGACGGAGTTGAAGGATACCGTCCGCAGGCTGCTGGGGGAGGGATGA
- a CDS encoding GAF domain-containing protein codes for MSVLSVLVTALRGGRRPPGSAKEVSLAAALTSGLYEVSQAMSAPGGDLQHSLDLITSAAASILRVERCVLLLPEPGVEHLVVRSMAGIPRGRQFEKYRQEIYRMVVHPVLSSGTGMIVSEGRSATDRALLRLMRRLGVKGFLVAPVKCPTAAIGMMAAATPLDGRDLQDGDLKLLSVLANFAAIALENAALIGRLDKKARKLTAIFEIGKALNEQSDPAVLFQLIVDRATELMGASSGSVIRMDPDTGTLLIEAERGLGPEVKNGMRLRVGEGITGWVAREGEPLLVPDVREDPRYVQANPAVMSEMAVPVKWGSEVMGVINLDHYMVGGFTGEDLELLTAFANAAAVALHNANALCGWPRKADPGKE; via the coding sequence ATGAGCGTCCTGTCCGTCCTCGTGACCGCACTGCGCGGGGGGAGAAGGCCCCCCGGCAGCGCGAAGGAGGTGTCGCTGGCCGCCGCGCTGACCTCCGGCCTGTACGAGGTGTCGCAGGCGATGAGCGCGCCGGGGGGGGACCTCCAGCACAGCCTCGATCTCATCACTTCCGCCGCCGCGTCGATCCTTCGCGTCGAGCGGTGCGTTCTCCTCCTCCCGGAGCCCGGGGTGGAGCACCTGGTGGTCCGGTCGATGGCGGGGATTCCGCGGGGGCGGCAGTTCGAGAAGTACCGGCAGGAGATCTACAGGATGGTCGTCCACCCGGTCCTCTCCTCGGGGACGGGGATGATCGTCTCGGAGGGGAGGTCGGCGACGGACCGCGCCCTCCTGCGACTGATGCGCCGTCTGGGGGTGAAGGGGTTCCTCGTCGCGCCGGTGAAGTGTCCCACGGCCGCGATCGGGATGATGGCCGCCGCGACGCCGCTGGACGGGAGGGATCTGCAGGACGGGGACCTGAAACTCCTTTCCGTCCTGGCGAATTTCGCGGCGATCGCCCTCGAGAACGCGGCGCTGATCGGTCGCCTCGACAAGAAAGCGCGCAAGTTGACCGCGATCTTCGAGATCGGCAAGGCGTTGAACGAGCAGAGCGACCCGGCCGTCCTGTTCCAGCTGATCGTCGATCGCGCGACGGAACTGATGGGCGCCTCTTCCGGGTCGGTCATCCGGATGGATCCCGACACGGGGACGCTCCTCATCGAGGCGGAACGGGGCCTGGGTCCCGAAGTGAAGAACGGGATGCGGCTCCGCGTCGGGGAGGGGATCACCGGGTGGGTCGCGCGGGAAGGGGAGCCGCTGCTCGTTCCCGACGTGCGGGAGGACCCCCGCTACGTGCAGGCGAATCCCGCGGTGATGTCCGAGATGGCGGTGCCGGTGAAATGGGGATCCGAGGTGATGGGGGTCATCAACCTCGACCATTACATGGTGGGAGGATTCACCGGGGAGGACCTCGAACTGCTCACGGCGTTCGCCAACGCGGCGGCGGTGGCGCTGCACAACGCCAACGCCCTCTGCGGGTGGCCCCGGAAGGCGGACCCCGGGAAAGAATGA